The following proteins are co-located in the Rhodococcus opacus B4 genome:
- a CDS encoding sugar porter family MFS transporter, giving the protein MTQMSERHTAKVIGVTVAAAVGGFLFGFDSSVINGAVDSIQDHFELGSFFTGFAVAIALLGCAVGAWFAGRLADRWGRKKVMLLGSVLFVVSSLGSGLAFSVPDLMLWRVLGGLGIGIASVIAPTYISEIAPARYRGALASLQQLAITLGIFAALLSDAVLQNAAGGASNELWLNLEAWRWMFIVGVIPAVVYGVLALMIPESPRYLVGKHLDQEAADILANITGEVNPQERVSEIRLTLRHESTASFDDIRGPRFGLQPIVWVGIFMAIFQQFVGINAIFYYSTTLWKSVGFSENESFTTSVITAIINVGMTFVAILFVDRIGRKVLLEVGSLGMFLSLLMAAIAFSQATGSGDDVVLPSPWGAVALVGANLFVIFFAATWGPVMWVMLGEMFPNNMRAYALGISTAANWIANFTVTLSFPPLTRSVGLWFLYGLFAFFALLSYFFVRAKVRETKGMELEEMHT; this is encoded by the coding sequence ATGACGCAGATGTCCGAAAGACACACCGCGAAGGTCATCGGCGTCACCGTCGCCGCCGCGGTGGGTGGATTTCTCTTCGGTTTCGACAGCTCGGTCATCAACGGCGCCGTCGACTCCATCCAGGACCACTTCGAGCTGGGTTCGTTCTTCACGGGCTTCGCCGTAGCGATCGCCCTGCTCGGATGTGCTGTGGGCGCATGGTTTGCGGGTCGCCTCGCGGACCGCTGGGGCCGCAAGAAAGTGATGCTGCTCGGCTCGGTGCTGTTCGTCGTGTCCTCACTCGGGTCCGGACTCGCGTTCAGCGTCCCCGACCTGATGCTGTGGCGCGTCCTCGGCGGCCTCGGCATCGGCATCGCGTCGGTCATTGCGCCGACGTACATCTCGGAGATCGCGCCGGCCCGCTACCGCGGCGCGCTGGCGTCGCTGCAGCAACTGGCCATCACGCTCGGCATCTTCGCCGCGCTGCTGTCGGACGCGGTACTGCAGAACGCCGCGGGCGGCGCCTCCAACGAGTTGTGGCTCAACCTCGAGGCCTGGCGCTGGATGTTCATCGTCGGCGTGATCCCCGCGGTCGTGTACGGCGTTCTCGCCCTGATGATCCCCGAATCGCCGCGGTACCTCGTGGGCAAGCACCTCGATCAGGAAGCGGCCGACATCCTCGCGAACATCACCGGCGAGGTGAACCCACAGGAGCGCGTGTCCGAGATCCGGCTCACCCTCCGGCACGAGTCGACGGCGTCGTTCGACGACATTCGCGGCCCGAGGTTCGGGCTGCAGCCCATCGTCTGGGTCGGCATCTTCATGGCCATCTTCCAGCAGTTCGTGGGTATCAACGCGATCTTCTACTACTCCACGACGCTGTGGAAGTCGGTGGGTTTCAGCGAGAACGAGTCGTTCACCACGTCGGTGATCACCGCGATCATCAACGTGGGCATGACGTTCGTCGCCATCCTGTTCGTCGACCGGATCGGCCGCAAGGTCCTGCTCGAGGTGGGCTCGCTCGGCATGTTCCTGAGCCTGCTCATGGCCGCGATCGCGTTCTCCCAGGCGACCGGCAGCGGCGACGACGTCGTGCTCCCCAGCCCGTGGGGGGCGGTCGCGCTGGTCGGCGCCAACCTGTTCGTCATCTTCTTCGCCGCGACCTGGGGGCCGGTCATGTGGGTGATGCTCGGCGAGATGTTCCCCAACAACATGCGCGCCTACGCCCTCGGCATCAGCACAGCGGCGAACTGGATCGCGAACTTCACGGTCACGCTGTCGTTCCCGCCGCTCACCCGCTCGGTGGGGCTGTGGTTCCTGTACGGACTGTTCGCGTTCTTCGCGTTGCTGTCCTACTTCTTCGTCCGGGCGAAGGTCCGGGAGACGAAGGGGATGGAACTCGAAGAGATGCACACCTGA
- the dxs gene encoding 1-deoxy-D-xylulose-5-phosphate synthase: MGVLARIQTPDDLRQLNPAEMKQLAAEIREFLVQKVAATGGHLGPNLGVVELTLALHRIFESPADPIVFDTGHQAYVHKILTGRKDDFDSLRKQGGLSGYPCRAESDHDWVESSHASAALSYADGLAKAFELTGQARHVVAVVGDGALTGGMCWEALNNIAAGKDRSVVIVVNDNGRSYAPTIGGLADHLAALRLQPGYERILDSGRRMVKKLPWVGRTAYSVLHGMKAGLKDAVAPQVMFTDLGIKYLGPVDGHDEAALESALRRAKAFGGPVIVHAVTRKGMGYAPAENHVADQMHSTGVIDPVTGKSAGSASADWTSVFSAELIDQASHRQDIVAITAAMAGPTGLAAFGEKYPDRMFDVGIAEQHAVTSAAGLALGGLHPVVAVYSTFLNRAFDQLLMDVALLKLPVTLVLDRAGITGSDGASHNGMWDMSLLGIVPGMRVAAPRDTATLREELAEALAVDDGPTALRFPKGTVGDDVPAVSRLDGVVDILHAPSGRNDVLIVSVGAFAGLALAAAERLEQQGISATVVDPRWVLPVPESLLKLAEDSTMVVTVEDSGLHGGVGSTVSAALRAAGVDVPCRDLGVPQRFLDHASRAQIHAELGLTAQDVARQITGWFAGLGNLRPGQQNGVVADLDAQRAENRGQ, translated from the coding sequence TTGGGTGTTCTTGCCCGTATCCAGACGCCTGACGATCTTCGTCAGCTGAATCCGGCGGAGATGAAGCAGCTCGCGGCGGAGATTCGTGAGTTCCTCGTGCAGAAGGTCGCGGCGACCGGCGGTCACCTGGGCCCCAACCTGGGCGTCGTCGAGCTGACCCTCGCGCTGCACCGGATCTTCGAGTCGCCGGCCGACCCGATCGTCTTCGACACGGGCCACCAGGCGTACGTCCACAAGATCCTCACCGGCCGCAAGGACGATTTCGACTCGCTCCGCAAGCAGGGCGGCCTGTCGGGGTACCCGTGCCGGGCGGAGAGCGATCACGACTGGGTCGAGTCGTCGCACGCGTCCGCGGCGCTGTCGTACGCCGACGGCCTCGCGAAGGCCTTCGAACTGACCGGCCAGGCCCGGCACGTCGTCGCGGTCGTCGGTGACGGTGCCCTGACCGGCGGCATGTGCTGGGAGGCGCTGAACAACATCGCCGCAGGCAAGGACCGGTCGGTGGTCATCGTCGTCAACGACAACGGCCGCTCGTACGCCCCGACCATCGGTGGTCTCGCCGACCACCTCGCCGCCCTCCGGCTCCAGCCGGGTTACGAACGCATCCTCGACAGCGGCCGGCGGATGGTGAAGAAGCTTCCGTGGGTGGGGCGCACCGCCTACTCGGTCCTGCACGGGATGAAGGCGGGCCTCAAGGACGCTGTCGCCCCGCAGGTGATGTTCACGGACCTGGGCATCAAGTACCTCGGACCGGTCGACGGCCACGACGAGGCCGCGCTCGAATCCGCGCTACGCCGCGCGAAGGCGTTCGGCGGACCGGTCATCGTGCACGCCGTCACCCGCAAGGGCATGGGCTACGCGCCCGCCGAGAACCACGTGGCCGATCAGATGCATTCGACCGGCGTGATCGACCCGGTCACCGGTAAGTCGGCCGGATCGGCGTCCGCCGACTGGACGTCGGTGTTCTCCGCTGAGCTGATCGACCAGGCGAGCCACCGGCAGGACATCGTGGCGATCACCGCTGCCATGGCGGGCCCGACCGGCCTCGCCGCGTTCGGCGAGAAGTACCCCGACCGCATGTTCGACGTCGGGATCGCCGAGCAGCACGCCGTGACGTCGGCTGCAGGCCTGGCGCTCGGCGGCCTGCACCCGGTGGTCGCCGTCTACTCGACGTTCCTCAACCGTGCCTTCGACCAGTTGCTGATGGACGTGGCCCTGCTGAAGCTGCCTGTCACCCTCGTCCTCGACCGCGCGGGTATCACCGGCAGCGACGGCGCCAGCCACAACGGCATGTGGGACATGTCGCTGCTGGGCATCGTCCCCGGAATGCGGGTCGCGGCGCCCCGCGACACGGCCACCCTGCGGGAGGAACTGGCCGAGGCGCTGGCCGTCGACGACGGGCCGACCGCGCTCCGCTTCCCGAAGGGCACGGTCGGGGACGACGTGCCCGCCGTGAGCCGGCTCGACGGCGTCGTCGACATCCTGCACGCCCCGTCCGGTCGCAACGACGTGCTCATCGTGTCGGTCGGCGCGTTCGCCGGCCTCGCGCTCGCTGCCGCGGAACGTCTGGAACAGCAGGGCATCTCGGCGACCGTCGTCGACCCGCGGTGGGTGCTGCCGGTCCCGGAGTCGTTGCTGAAGCTCGCCGAGGACTCCACGATGGTGGTCACCGTCGAGGACAGCGGCCTGCACGGCGGTGTCGGTTCCACCGTGTCCGCCGCGCTGCGGGCCGCCGGGGTCGACGTGCCCTGTCGTGATCTCGGTGTTCCGCAACGGTTCCTCGACCACGCGTCCCGCGCGCAGATCCACGCCGAGCTGGGACTCACCGCGCAGGACGTCGCCCGGCAGATCACCGGGTGGTTCGCCGGACTCGGCAACCTGCGCCCCGGGCAGCAGAACGGTGTCGTCGCCGACCTCGACGCGCAGCGCGCGGAGAACCGCGGCCAGTAG